TCTCTTAGGAGGCGGCGACCGGATTCGAACCGGTGAATAAGGGTTTTGCAGACCCCTCCCTTAGCCACTTGGGTACGCCGCCTATAACATTTAGGCTGAAGGCTGAAGACTGAAGGGTGAAGTTCAATAGCCTTCAGTCTTCAGCCTTAAAAGCCTTCCACCTTCAGTCTTCAGCCTATCCACCTGAATCATGGAGACTAACATACCTCTCTACGGTCTCTTCATATATCCCCTGGGCCTTTAGAATAAGGATAATAATCTCCCTGATCGCTCCCTGGCCGCCTGCTTTTTCAGTAACATAGTCTGCTTGCCGGATGACCTCTTCCGCGCCATCAGCTACTGCCACCGCTAAACCAACTCGTTTCATAACCGGCAGGTCGTTTAAATCATCACCAATATAGGCTGCCTGATCTGAATCGAGATTATACTGAGCCAGCAGCTTGTCCAGGATAGCCGCCTTATTGATAACTCCCGGATAGACCTCGGAAACCTTCAATCTTTTCGCTCGGATAGAGATAATATCCCCCTTATCTTTGGTGATAATAACCGGAATAATAGGGGTAAGATGGAGGAGTTCAATGCCCACGCCGTCTCTGGCATTAAATATCTTGA
The DNA window shown above is from bacterium and carries:
- a CDS encoding HAD hydrolase family protein, with translation MEQSALERKAKQIKMLIMDVDGVMTDGSIIVDAEGKGFKIFNARDGVGIELLHLTPIIPVIITKDKGDIISIRAKRLKVSEVYPGVINKAAILDKLLAQYNLDSDQAAYIGDDLNDLPVMKRVGLAVAVADGAEEVIRQADYVTEKAGGQGAIREIIILILKAQGIYEETVERYVSLHDSGG